One window of Populus nigra chromosome 5, ddPopNigr1.1, whole genome shotgun sequence genomic DNA carries:
- the LOC133695308 gene encoding F-box protein At1g55000-like: MDSHVSLASFTCRDTLVMILRKLGARDLARASCVCRLWRDMASDDAIVRPAFMEPWKLKEIVGEPVSGRFWRENGIWKFAISHKIARGDSLTSLAKKYSVQQVCLS, from the exons ATGGACTCCCACGTGTCACTCGCATCCTTCACATGCAGGGACACGCTAGTTATGATCTTACGAAAGCTTGGAGCTCGAGACTTGGCACGTGCAAGCTGTGTTTGCAGGCTGTGGAGAGATATGGCTTCTGATGATGCGATTGTGAGGCCTGCGTTTATGGAACCATGGAAGTTGAAGGAGATAGTGGGGGAGCCTGTGTCTGGGAGATTTTGGAGAGAGAATGGGATTTGGAAGTTTGCTATTTCACATAAGATTGCTAGAGGAGATTCTCTCACTAGTCTTGCTAAGAAGTATTCTGTTCAG CAAGTCTGCCTCAGCTGA
- the LOC133693900 gene encoding disease resistance protein RPV1-like isoform X1, giving the protein MKHDVFISFRGTDTRYSFTSHLYDALQRKQIDAYIDDKLDGGENIEPAILEGIEESFISVVIFSENYADSTFCLRELSKILECMETKQQMVLPVFYRLDPCQVQNLTGSYGAALCKHEKDCGSKQVESWRHALKEIANLKGWNSKVIMDEIKLIEEIVSDIQKKLHHEPSPSIDAERLVGMKSRVKDIDSLLSFGSTGVLIVGIWGMGGIGKSTTAEAVYHRNCSKFEGHCFFQNVREESQKHGIDHVRQEILGEVLEKKDMTIRTKVLPPAIKRMLQRKKVLIVLDDVNDPQVLKYLLGEDGLFGQGSRIIVTSRDRQVLINACDEDKIYEVKILDKDDALRLFSLHAFKQNNPIEGYIGLSKTVVSCVKGIPLVLEVLGASLYRKTSVEYWESKVAQLRTNGGEDIKKCLEMCYHELDQTQKKIFLDIACFFGRCKRDLLQQTLDLEERSGIDRLIDMCLIKIVQNKIWMHDMLLKLGKKIVLQEHVDPRERSRLWKADDVNRVLTTQGTRKVESIILNLLAITKEMILSPTAFEGMSNLRLLKFYYPPFFGDPSKEQIMNRRRVRIHLPQGLHFLSNELRILHWSNYPLKSLPSNFCPEKLVEFHMHCSQLEQLWNEFQPLENLKVMNLRSSSKLSLSDSDLSKFPNLEVLNLGQCRGLAGLPSSIKYSTRLTELILYRCDSLSTLPSSIGCLSQLVKLNLFFCRSLASLPDSIGELKSLKDLYLYSCSKLASLPNSFCELKCLAKLNLIRCSELVSLPDNIDELKSLVELKLFSCSKLESLPNSIGGLKCLAELCLSNFSKLTSLPCSIGKLKCLVKLNLSYFSKLASLPDCFGELKSLVLLHISFCPKLVSLPNSIGQLKCLAELNLSGCSELANLPNSIYYLESLKWINLERCSMLNKSPVLNPRCSEVEEIAFGGCLQYLNLGASGVSEISGSIGSLVSLRDLRLSCNDFERIPANIKQLPMLIKLDLHGCERLQHLPELPSSLQVLIASYCISLRSLASIFIQGEKDYEAASQQFNFSDCLKLDQNACTRIMEDAHLRIRRMASSLFNREYFGKPIRVRLCIPGLEVPEWFCYKNTGGPSLNIPAHWHRTTNSDQFLGFTFCAVVSFGHSKKKRPVNIRCECHLITQGGNQSDLNFY; this is encoded by the exons atgaagcaCGATGTATTCATCAGTTTTAGAGGCACAGACACCCGCTATAGTTTTACCAGTCATCTTTATGATGCTTTGCAGCGAAAACAAATTGATGCTTACATCGATGATAAACTTGATGGAGGAGAAAACATCGAGCCTGCCATCCTGGAAGGGATTGAAGAGTCGTTTATTTCGGTAGTCATTTTCTCTGAAAATTATGCAGATTCTACTTTCTGTTTAAGAGAACTCTCCAAGATTCTTGAGTGCATGGAGACCAAACAACAGATGGTTTTACCAGTTTTTTACCGACTTGATCCATGCCAAGTTCAAAACCTGACTGGGAGCTATGGAGCTGCACTTTGCAAGCATGAAAAAGATTGTGGTTCTAAACAAGTAGAGAGTTGGAGACATGCTTTGAAAGAAATAGCTAATCTCAAGGGCTGGAATTCAAAAGTCATTAT GGATGAGATCAAGCTCATTGAGGAAATTGTTTCTGACATTCAAAAGAAATTACACCATGAGCCCTCACCCTCAATCGATGCAGAACGCCTTGTTGGAATGAAATCACGCGTTAAAGACATCGATTCATTACTATCCTTTGGATCAACCGGTGTGCTCATTGTGGGAATCTGGGGGATGGGTGGTATAGGTAAGTCAACAACGGCTGAAGCTGTGTATCATCGAAACTGTAGTAAATTTGAAGGCCATTGCTTTTTCCAAAATGTTAGGGAAGAATCACAGAAGCATGGAATAGATCATGTAAGACAGGAAATTCTTGGTGAAGTATTAGAGAAGAAAGATATGACTATACGCACAAAAGTGTTACCCCCGGCCATTAAGCGAatgcttcaaagaaaaaaagttctCATAGTTCTTGATGATGTCAACGATccacaagttttaaaatatttactagGAGAGGATGGTTTGTTTGGCCAAGGAAGTAGAATCATTGTGACAAGTAGAGATAGGCAAGTGCTTATAAATGCATGTGATGAAGACAAAATTTACGAGgtcaaaattttagataaaGACGATGCTCTTCGACTCTTCAGCTTACAtgcttttaaacaaaataatccCATAGAAGGATATATTGGGCTATCAAAAACCGTGGTAAGCTGTGTTAAGGGCATTCCATTAGTTCTCGAGGTTTTAGGTGCCAGTCTATACAGAAAGACTAGTGTAGAATACTGGGAAAGCAAGGTGGCACAGCTAAGAACAAATGGTGGCGAGGACATTAAGAAATGTTTGGAAATGTGCTATCACGAACTAGATCAGacacaaaagaaaatatttcttgATATAGCATGTTTCTTCGGACGGTGCAAAAGGGATCTCCTCCAACAAACACTAGATCTGGAAGAAAGAAGTGGGATAGATCGTCTCATTGATATGTGTCTCATAAAAATTGTTCAAAACAAGATCTGGATGCATGATATGCTACTAAAACTAGGGAAAAAAATTGTCCTCCAAGAACACGTTGACCCTAGAGAACGTAGCAGGTTGTGGAAGGCTGATGATGTCAATCGTGTATTAACAACTCAG GGGACTAGAAAAGTGGAAAGCATAATCCTCAACTTGCTTGCAATTACTAAAGAAATGATCTTAAGTCCTACAGCATTTGAAGGGATGTCTAATTTAAGATTGCTCAAATTCTATTATCCACCTTTCTTTGGGGATCCCTCaaaggagcaaattatgaatCGAAGGAGGGTCAGAATCCACCTTCCTCAAGGGCTTCACTTTCTTTCCAATGAACTAAGGATTCTCCATTGGTCTAATTACCCTTTGAAATCCTTACCATCAAATTTTTGTCCTGAGAAACTTGTTGAATTTCACATGCATTGTAGCCAGCTTGAACAACTCTGGAATGAATTCCAG cCACTTGAAAATTTGAAAGTAATGAACCTCCGTTCCTCCTCAAAGCTGAGCCTAAGTGATTCAGACTTGTCTAAATTCCCAAATCTTGAGGTTCTAAATCTGGGACAGTGTAGAGGTTTAGCTGGTTTACCTTCCTCTATTAAATACAGCACCAGACTTACTGAATTGATCCTTTACCGTTGTGATAGTTTATCTACTTTGCCATCATCAATTGGATGCCTCTCTCAGCttgttaaattgaatttatttttctgtagAAGTCTTGCTAGTCTACCAGACAGCATTGGTGAGTTGAAATCTCTTAAAGatctttatctttattcttgctCAAAATTAGCAAGTCTTCCAAACAGTTTTTGCGAGTTGAAATGTCTTGCTAAGCTTAATCTTATTCGTTGCTCAGAACTAGTAAGTTTACCAGACAACATTGATGAGTTGAAATCTCTTGTAGAgcttaaacttttttcttgctCAAAACTAGAAAGTCTTCCAAATAGCATTGGCGGGTTGAAATGTCTTGCAGAGCTTTGTCTTTCTAACTTTTCAAAGCTAACAAGTCTACCATGCAGTATTGGTAAGTTGAAATGTCTTGTGAAGCTTAATCTTAGTTATTTCTCAAAACTTGCAAGTCTGCCGGACTGCTTCGGCGAGCTGAAATCTCTTGTATTGCTTCATATTTCTTTTTGCCCAAAACTAGTAAGTCTTCCAAACAGTATTGGTCAGTTGAAATGTCTCGCAGAGCTTAATCTTAGTGGATGCTCAGAACTAGCAAATCTTCCAAACAGCATCTATTATCTGGAATCTCTTAAATGGATTAACCTAGAACGTTGCTCTATGCTGAATAAATCCCCAGTACTGAACCCGAGGTGTTCAGAAGTAGAAGAAATAGCATTTGGTGGATGTCTCCAATATTTGAATTTGGGGGCTTCTGGCGTGTCAGAAATTTCCGGTAGCATAGGCTCTTTGGTGTCGCTGAGAGATTTGAGATTATCTTGTAATGATTTTGAGAGGATACCTGCAAACATCAAGCAACTTCCCATGCTAATTAAACTCGATTTGCATGGTTGTGAGAGGCTTCAACATTTACCAGAGCTTCCATCGAGTCTACAGGTTTTAATCGCGTCATATTGCATCTCTCTAAGATCATTAGCAAGTATATTCATACAAGGTGAGAAAGATTATGAAGCTGCTTCTCAGCAATTCAATTTCTCTGATTGTCTCAAATTGGATCAGAATGCATGCACTCGAATTATGGAAGATGCCCATTTAAGAATTCGACGCATGGCATCATCTTTGTTTAATCGG GAATATTTTGGTAAGCCAATTAGAGTTAGGCTGTGTATTCCTGGGTTGGAAGTCCCGGAGTGGTTCTGTTATAAAAATACAGGAGGACCTTCATTAAATATTCCAGCTCATTGGCACCGTACTACTAACAGTGATCAGTTCCTGGGATTCACCTTCTGCGCTGTTGTTTCATTTGGCCACAGTAAGAAAAAGCGTCCCGTTAACATTAGATGTGAATGCCATTTGATAACCCAAGGTGGAAACCAGAGTGATCTCAATTTCTACTGA
- the LOC133693900 gene encoding disease resistance protein RPV1-like isoform X2 gives METKQQMVLPVFYRLDPCQVQNLTGSYGAALCKHEKDCGSKQVESWRHALKEIANLKGWNSKVIMDEIKLIEEIVSDIQKKLHHEPSPSIDAERLVGMKSRVKDIDSLLSFGSTGVLIVGIWGMGGIGKSTTAEAVYHRNCSKFEGHCFFQNVREESQKHGIDHVRQEILGEVLEKKDMTIRTKVLPPAIKRMLQRKKVLIVLDDVNDPQVLKYLLGEDGLFGQGSRIIVTSRDRQVLINACDEDKIYEVKILDKDDALRLFSLHAFKQNNPIEGYIGLSKTVVSCVKGIPLVLEVLGASLYRKTSVEYWESKVAQLRTNGGEDIKKCLEMCYHELDQTQKKIFLDIACFFGRCKRDLLQQTLDLEERSGIDRLIDMCLIKIVQNKIWMHDMLLKLGKKIVLQEHVDPRERSRLWKADDVNRVLTTQGTRKVESIILNLLAITKEMILSPTAFEGMSNLRLLKFYYPPFFGDPSKEQIMNRRRVRIHLPQGLHFLSNELRILHWSNYPLKSLPSNFCPEKLVEFHMHCSQLEQLWNEFQPLENLKVMNLRSSSKLSLSDSDLSKFPNLEVLNLGQCRGLAGLPSSIKYSTRLTELILYRCDSLSTLPSSIGCLSQLVKLNLFFCRSLASLPDSIGELKSLKDLYLYSCSKLASLPNSFCELKCLAKLNLIRCSELVSLPDNIDELKSLVELKLFSCSKLESLPNSIGGLKCLAELCLSNFSKLTSLPCSIGKLKCLVKLNLSYFSKLASLPDCFGELKSLVLLHISFCPKLVSLPNSIGQLKCLAELNLSGCSELANLPNSIYYLESLKWINLERCSMLNKSPVLNPRCSEVEEIAFGGCLQYLNLGASGVSEISGSIGSLVSLRDLRLSCNDFERIPANIKQLPMLIKLDLHGCERLQHLPELPSSLQVLIASYCISLRSLASIFIQGEKDYEAASQQFNFSDCLKLDQNACTRIMEDAHLRIRRMASSLFNREYFGKPIRVRLCIPGLEVPEWFCYKNTGGPSLNIPAHWHRTTNSDQFLGFTFCAVVSFGHSKKKRPVNIRCECHLITQGGNQSDLNFY, from the exons ATGGAGACCAAACAACAGATGGTTTTACCAGTTTTTTACCGACTTGATCCATGCCAAGTTCAAAACCTGACTGGGAGCTATGGAGCTGCACTTTGCAAGCATGAAAAAGATTGTGGTTCTAAACAAGTAGAGAGTTGGAGACATGCTTTGAAAGAAATAGCTAATCTCAAGGGCTGGAATTCAAAAGTCATTAT GGATGAGATCAAGCTCATTGAGGAAATTGTTTCTGACATTCAAAAGAAATTACACCATGAGCCCTCACCCTCAATCGATGCAGAACGCCTTGTTGGAATGAAATCACGCGTTAAAGACATCGATTCATTACTATCCTTTGGATCAACCGGTGTGCTCATTGTGGGAATCTGGGGGATGGGTGGTATAGGTAAGTCAACAACGGCTGAAGCTGTGTATCATCGAAACTGTAGTAAATTTGAAGGCCATTGCTTTTTCCAAAATGTTAGGGAAGAATCACAGAAGCATGGAATAGATCATGTAAGACAGGAAATTCTTGGTGAAGTATTAGAGAAGAAAGATATGACTATACGCACAAAAGTGTTACCCCCGGCCATTAAGCGAatgcttcaaagaaaaaaagttctCATAGTTCTTGATGATGTCAACGATccacaagttttaaaatatttactagGAGAGGATGGTTTGTTTGGCCAAGGAAGTAGAATCATTGTGACAAGTAGAGATAGGCAAGTGCTTATAAATGCATGTGATGAAGACAAAATTTACGAGgtcaaaattttagataaaGACGATGCTCTTCGACTCTTCAGCTTACAtgcttttaaacaaaataatccCATAGAAGGATATATTGGGCTATCAAAAACCGTGGTAAGCTGTGTTAAGGGCATTCCATTAGTTCTCGAGGTTTTAGGTGCCAGTCTATACAGAAAGACTAGTGTAGAATACTGGGAAAGCAAGGTGGCACAGCTAAGAACAAATGGTGGCGAGGACATTAAGAAATGTTTGGAAATGTGCTATCACGAACTAGATCAGacacaaaagaaaatatttcttgATATAGCATGTTTCTTCGGACGGTGCAAAAGGGATCTCCTCCAACAAACACTAGATCTGGAAGAAAGAAGTGGGATAGATCGTCTCATTGATATGTGTCTCATAAAAATTGTTCAAAACAAGATCTGGATGCATGATATGCTACTAAAACTAGGGAAAAAAATTGTCCTCCAAGAACACGTTGACCCTAGAGAACGTAGCAGGTTGTGGAAGGCTGATGATGTCAATCGTGTATTAACAACTCAG GGGACTAGAAAAGTGGAAAGCATAATCCTCAACTTGCTTGCAATTACTAAAGAAATGATCTTAAGTCCTACAGCATTTGAAGGGATGTCTAATTTAAGATTGCTCAAATTCTATTATCCACCTTTCTTTGGGGATCCCTCaaaggagcaaattatgaatCGAAGGAGGGTCAGAATCCACCTTCCTCAAGGGCTTCACTTTCTTTCCAATGAACTAAGGATTCTCCATTGGTCTAATTACCCTTTGAAATCCTTACCATCAAATTTTTGTCCTGAGAAACTTGTTGAATTTCACATGCATTGTAGCCAGCTTGAACAACTCTGGAATGAATTCCAG cCACTTGAAAATTTGAAAGTAATGAACCTCCGTTCCTCCTCAAAGCTGAGCCTAAGTGATTCAGACTTGTCTAAATTCCCAAATCTTGAGGTTCTAAATCTGGGACAGTGTAGAGGTTTAGCTGGTTTACCTTCCTCTATTAAATACAGCACCAGACTTACTGAATTGATCCTTTACCGTTGTGATAGTTTATCTACTTTGCCATCATCAATTGGATGCCTCTCTCAGCttgttaaattgaatttatttttctgtagAAGTCTTGCTAGTCTACCAGACAGCATTGGTGAGTTGAAATCTCTTAAAGatctttatctttattcttgctCAAAATTAGCAAGTCTTCCAAACAGTTTTTGCGAGTTGAAATGTCTTGCTAAGCTTAATCTTATTCGTTGCTCAGAACTAGTAAGTTTACCAGACAACATTGATGAGTTGAAATCTCTTGTAGAgcttaaacttttttcttgctCAAAACTAGAAAGTCTTCCAAATAGCATTGGCGGGTTGAAATGTCTTGCAGAGCTTTGTCTTTCTAACTTTTCAAAGCTAACAAGTCTACCATGCAGTATTGGTAAGTTGAAATGTCTTGTGAAGCTTAATCTTAGTTATTTCTCAAAACTTGCAAGTCTGCCGGACTGCTTCGGCGAGCTGAAATCTCTTGTATTGCTTCATATTTCTTTTTGCCCAAAACTAGTAAGTCTTCCAAACAGTATTGGTCAGTTGAAATGTCTCGCAGAGCTTAATCTTAGTGGATGCTCAGAACTAGCAAATCTTCCAAACAGCATCTATTATCTGGAATCTCTTAAATGGATTAACCTAGAACGTTGCTCTATGCTGAATAAATCCCCAGTACTGAACCCGAGGTGTTCAGAAGTAGAAGAAATAGCATTTGGTGGATGTCTCCAATATTTGAATTTGGGGGCTTCTGGCGTGTCAGAAATTTCCGGTAGCATAGGCTCTTTGGTGTCGCTGAGAGATTTGAGATTATCTTGTAATGATTTTGAGAGGATACCTGCAAACATCAAGCAACTTCCCATGCTAATTAAACTCGATTTGCATGGTTGTGAGAGGCTTCAACATTTACCAGAGCTTCCATCGAGTCTACAGGTTTTAATCGCGTCATATTGCATCTCTCTAAGATCATTAGCAAGTATATTCATACAAGGTGAGAAAGATTATGAAGCTGCTTCTCAGCAATTCAATTTCTCTGATTGTCTCAAATTGGATCAGAATGCATGCACTCGAATTATGGAAGATGCCCATTTAAGAATTCGACGCATGGCATCATCTTTGTTTAATCGG GAATATTTTGGTAAGCCAATTAGAGTTAGGCTGTGTATTCCTGGGTTGGAAGTCCCGGAGTGGTTCTGTTATAAAAATACAGGAGGACCTTCATTAAATATTCCAGCTCATTGGCACCGTACTACTAACAGTGATCAGTTCCTGGGATTCACCTTCTGCGCTGTTGTTTCATTTGGCCACAGTAAGAAAAAGCGTCCCGTTAACATTAGATGTGAATGCCATTTGATAACCCAAGGTGGAAACCAGAGTGATCTCAATTTCTACTGA